One stretch of Microbacterium terrae DNA includes these proteins:
- a CDS encoding DUF3093 domain-containing protein yields the protein MQNSARTTAPVHYRERLGPSLWILVSAAVAGPMAGLVLVPVDRTVSLVIGAVVAVLVVTALVLGAPVVSVDGTELRAGRAHIDARHLGAISVHTGDDARHARGAGLDPRSWHLLRGGIDGVVVVAVTDPDDPTPAWVVSSRTPERLAAALGRAQVSSRTPRR from the coding sequence ATGCAGAATTCAGCACGCACCACGGCCCCCGTCCACTATCGCGAACGGCTCGGCCCGTCGCTGTGGATCCTCGTCAGCGCGGCGGTCGCCGGCCCGATGGCGGGACTCGTCCTCGTCCCGGTCGATCGGACGGTCTCACTCGTGATCGGAGCGGTCGTGGCCGTGCTCGTCGTGACGGCGCTGGTGCTCGGCGCGCCGGTCGTCTCGGTCGACGGAACCGAGCTGCGCGCCGGACGCGCGCATATCGACGCGCGGCATCTCGGCGCGATCTCGGTGCACACGGGCGACGACGCGCGTCACGCCCGCGGCGCGGGCCTGGATCCGCGGTCGTGGCACCTGCTGCGCGGCGGGATCGACGGGGTCGTGGTGGTCGCGGTGACCGACCCCGACGATCCGACGCCGGCATGGGTCGTCTCGTCGCGGACGCCCGAGCGTCTGGCTGCGGCGCTGGGCCGCGCTCAGGTCAGCTCGCGCACTCCACGCAGATAG